The proteins below come from a single Edaphobacter acidisoli genomic window:
- the dprA gene encoding DNA-processing protein DprA, giving the protein MTETELELNRLAWMALALTPGIGAARTRKAVERLGAAERVFEAALTDLEGAGMPGASAQFLFDGRARAAAVKELERVAEAGGTIVTFEDEVYPDRLRSIYDPPAVLWVRGSVELLARPGIAVVGTRNPTPYGAGMAEMLARDLAQRRLTIISGMARGVDTAAHKGAIEAGGKTVAVWGTGIDVIYPKENKKLAEQIVASGGTIVSEYPMGTFPAPQNFPIRNRILSGMSVGVLVIEAAEFSGTRVTARLAADQGRDVYAVPGNVTNKNAWGPNTLIKQGAKLTATWEDVWEDLPSQIRIGLEDELEAARGSESKPKEAASLFNDPPLPEHQQKVFDVLRHDESMQLDELMERLEPELGSSEVFAALFELELAGRVRQMPGKNYVRAF; this is encoded by the coding sequence ATGACTGAGACAGAGTTGGAGTTGAATCGGCTGGCGTGGATGGCGCTGGCGTTGACGCCGGGGATTGGTGCGGCGCGGACGCGGAAGGCGGTCGAGCGGCTGGGCGCAGCGGAGCGGGTGTTTGAGGCTGCGTTGACCGATCTGGAAGGCGCGGGGATGCCCGGTGCGTCGGCGCAGTTTCTCTTCGATGGCAGGGCGCGGGCTGCGGCGGTGAAAGAGCTGGAGCGCGTGGCTGAGGCGGGTGGGACGATTGTGACCTTCGAGGATGAGGTCTATCCGGACCGGCTGCGCTCGATCTACGATCCGCCGGCGGTGCTTTGGGTGCGTGGGAGTGTGGAGCTGCTGGCGCGGCCGGGGATTGCTGTGGTGGGCACGCGGAATCCAACGCCATACGGGGCGGGGATGGCGGAGATGCTGGCGCGGGACCTGGCGCAGCGGCGGTTGACGATTATCAGCGGGATGGCTCGCGGGGTGGATACGGCGGCGCATAAAGGTGCGATTGAGGCTGGGGGAAAGACCGTCGCAGTGTGGGGGACGGGGATTGATGTGATCTATCCGAAGGAGAACAAGAAGCTGGCCGAGCAGATTGTGGCGAGTGGCGGGACGATTGTGAGCGAGTATCCGATGGGGACGTTTCCTGCGCCGCAGAACTTTCCGATTCGCAACCGCATTCTGAGCGGGATGAGTGTGGGGGTGCTGGTGATTGAGGCGGCCGAGTTCAGCGGGACACGGGTGACGGCGCGGCTGGCGGCGGACCAGGGGCGGGATGTGTATGCGGTTCCGGGCAACGTGACGAACAAGAATGCCTGGGGTCCTAACACGTTGATAAAGCAGGGCGCAAAGCTGACGGCGACGTGGGAGGATGTGTGGGAAGACCTGCCTTCGCAGATACGGATTGGGCTGGAGGACGAGCTGGAGGCGGCGAGGGGCAGTGAATCGAAACCGAAGGAGGCTGCATCCTTATTTAACGATCCGCCGCTGCCGGAGCATCAGCAGAAGGTTTTTGATGTGTTGCGGCATGACGAGTCGATGCAGTTGGACGAGTTGATGGAACGGCTGGAGCCGGAGCTGGGGTCTTCGGAGGTGTTTGCGGCGTTGTTTGAGCTGGAGCTTGCCGGGCGGGTGAGACAGATGCCGGGGAAGAATTATGTGCGGGCGTTTTGA
- a CDS encoding putative quinol monooxygenase: MNTTVSYLSTFRAKDGTEALMRLELQRLVSFTRREKSCVACDLFQLTTNKKIFVVQTVWSSRDVWMSRKGWEHHPAGPGLLDQCLQRPVEVVPIEEVA; the protein is encoded by the coding sequence ATGAACACCACCGTGTCCTACCTCTCCACCTTCCGCGCCAAGGACGGCACCGAGGCCCTCATGCGCCTCGAGCTCCAGCGCCTGGTCTCCTTCACTCGCCGTGAAAAATCCTGCGTCGCCTGCGACCTCTTCCAACTCACCACCAACAAAAAAATCTTCGTCGTCCAGACAGTCTGGTCCAGCCGCGATGTCTGGATGAGCCGCAAAGGCTGGGAGCACCACCCCGCCGGACCCGGCCTGCTCGACCAGTGCCTCCAGCGCCCCGTCGAAGTCGTCCCCATCGAAGAAGTCGCCTAG
- a CDS encoding DUF3565 domain-containing protein, whose product MQRKIVGFYQDEEGHWTAQLECGHGRHVRHNPPWEMREWVTTEAGRMQWVGKMLECKKCEDEAVRTE is encoded by the coding sequence ATGCAGCGGAAGATTGTGGGTTTTTATCAGGATGAGGAAGGCCACTGGACGGCGCAACTGGAGTGCGGACATGGGCGGCATGTGCGGCATAATCCGCCGTGGGAGATGAGGGAGTGGGTCACGACGGAGGCTGGAAGGATGCAGTGGGTGGGGAAGATGCTGGAGTGTAAGAAGTGTGAGGATGAGGCTGTCCGGACGGAATGA
- a CDS encoding menaquinone biosynthetic enzyme MqnA/MqnD family protein, which translates to MSRQPAPSKLRVAAINFLNPAPLMWNFEHPPLASHLATRYTLHYTQPSRCADELLSGRADLGLIPIASLTPALAIVPGCTIASLDHVRSILLLVKAGHTLSTVRTVAADTASRSSLAYADILFRKFSNNHPQFIPAAADPIVMLREADAAILIGDPALLALESRTTIEAAAGPCQWIDLAHEWRTRTGLPWVAAVWAVRPESLSPNGFTPASLTADLELSRDHGLANIDKIVEEWTPRLPLSSAIIHNYLTENIHYTLNDDCIRTIELFRQYAAEVESLPPLPNLRFL; encoded by the coding sequence TTGAGTAGACAACCCGCACCCTCCAAGCTTCGCGTAGCCGCCATCAACTTCCTCAACCCCGCTCCCCTCATGTGGAACTTCGAGCACCCTCCCCTCGCCTCTCACCTCGCCACCCGCTACACCCTCCACTACACCCAACCCTCCCGCTGCGCCGACGAGCTCCTCTCCGGCCGCGCCGACCTCGGCCTCATCCCCATCGCCTCGCTCACTCCCGCGCTGGCCATCGTCCCCGGCTGCACCATCGCCTCGCTCGACCACGTCCGCTCCATCCTGCTCCTCGTCAAAGCCGGCCACACCCTCTCCACCGTCCGCACCGTCGCAGCCGACACCGCCTCCCGCAGCTCCCTCGCCTACGCCGACATCCTCTTCCGCAAATTCTCCAACAACCACCCACAATTCATCCCCGCCGCAGCCGATCCCATCGTCATGCTCCGCGAAGCCGACGCAGCCATCCTCATCGGCGACCCGGCCCTGCTCGCGCTCGAATCCCGCACCACCATCGAAGCCGCCGCAGGCCCATGCCAGTGGATCGATCTCGCCCACGAGTGGCGCACCCGCACCGGCCTTCCCTGGGTCGCCGCCGTCTGGGCCGTCCGCCCGGAATCGCTCTCGCCAAACGGCTTCACCCCCGCCAGCCTCACCGCCGACCTCGAACTCTCCCGCGACCACGGCCTCGCCAACATCGACAAGATCGTCGAAGAGTGGACACCACGTCTCCCACTCTCCTCCGCAATCATCCACAACTACCTCACCGAAAACATCCACTACACCCTCAACGACGACTGCATCCGCACAATCGAGCTCTTCCGCCAGTACGCCGCCGAAGTCGAATCCCTGCCACCACTCCCCAACCTGCGCTTCCTCTAG
- a CDS encoding YqaA family protein, whose amino-acid sequence MKLDRLARFAAAFAPEAAQPGRRHSNALLHLFFSFGLLGLFAVAVVDASFIPLPLPGITDIMIIVMAAQHHNWLLLIPIATAGSALGGYLSYQVGHSGGVAFMERRLSAATAKRIRDWMERHAILSVALPALLPPPMPLSPFVLAAGAIHMERKQFLTTFTISRAVRHTIAVWLGFHYGRHILHLWNRLSAQYAHPILIAIWTIIALSCALGVWRLYRASRASGAYPASHPNTTVS is encoded by the coding sequence ATGAAGCTGGATCGCCTCGCCAGATTCGCCGCAGCATTCGCACCCGAGGCCGCCCAACCTGGGCGACGGCACTCGAACGCCCTCCTGCACCTCTTCTTCAGCTTCGGCCTGCTCGGCCTCTTCGCCGTCGCCGTCGTCGATGCATCCTTCATCCCACTCCCGCTGCCCGGCATCACCGACATCATGATCATCGTCATGGCCGCCCAGCACCACAACTGGCTGCTCCTCATCCCCATCGCCACCGCGGGCTCGGCATTAGGAGGCTACCTCAGCTACCAGGTTGGACACTCCGGCGGCGTCGCCTTCATGGAAAGACGCCTCTCTGCCGCTACCGCAAAGCGTATCCGCGACTGGATGGAGCGCCACGCCATCCTCTCCGTCGCCCTGCCCGCGCTCCTGCCGCCGCCCATGCCGCTCAGCCCGTTCGTCCTCGCCGCCGGCGCCATCCACATGGAGCGCAAACAATTCCTCACCACCTTCACCATCAGCCGCGCAGTGCGTCACACCATCGCCGTATGGCTCGGCTTCCACTACGGACGCCACATCCTCCACCTCTGGAACCGCCTCTCAGCCCAATACGCCCACCCCATCCTGATCGCCATCTGGACGATCATCGCTCTCAGTTGCGCCCTCGGCGTCTGGCGACTCTACCGCGCCTCCCGCGCTAGCGGAGCCTACCCCGCCAGCCACCCCAACACCACCGTCTCCTAA
- a CDS encoding polysaccharide biosynthesis protein: MNTLHKNTGEGGPWDGFLHRPTPTLEAVAHRHRPHLEGRRILVTGASGSIGSALFHTLTLAAADPIPLDLAGPTPTDVTDPDALDRIFSLHRPEIVLHAAARKHVPEGETTPFAVLATNALGTRTLATVAARHAVRHLLLVSTDKAADPVSLMGASKRIAELILLASPRTHAVRLANVLGSSASVVPTFLAQISQGGPVTVTHPDARRYFMTLPETVDSILTALHLPGLLAPDPGPPIRILDLARHLIAQSPHPETPITFTTLRPGDKLQETLLAADETLTENPGFPLRTIHTPTPQPDLSQLEDSILRHDLPQLLDAVQSLVPRYRPSQLLRNQLTQAVPA; this comes from the coding sequence ATGAATACTTTGCACAAAAACACGGGGGAGGGGGGTCCCTGGGACGGCTTCCTCCATCGCCCCACCCCCACCCTCGAAGCCGTCGCCCACCGTCACCGCCCTCACCTCGAAGGCCGCCGTATCCTCGTCACCGGAGCCTCCGGCTCCATCGGCTCCGCCCTCTTCCACACCCTCACCCTCGCCGCCGCCGACCCCATCCCCCTCGACCTCGCCGGACCCACCCCCACCGACGTCACCGACCCCGACGCCCTCGACCGGATCTTCTCCCTCCACCGCCCCGAAATCGTCCTCCACGCCGCCGCCCGCAAGCACGTCCCCGAAGGCGAGACCACCCCCTTCGCCGTCCTCGCCACCAACGCCCTCGGCACCCGGACCCTCGCCACCGTCGCCGCCCGCCACGCCGTCCGGCACCTCCTCCTCGTCTCCACCGACAAGGCCGCCGACCCCGTCAGCCTCATGGGCGCCTCCAAGCGTATCGCCGAGCTCATCCTCCTCGCCTCACCCCGCACCCACGCCGTCCGCCTCGCGAACGTCCTCGGCTCCTCCGCCAGCGTCGTCCCCACCTTCCTCGCCCAGATCTCCCAGGGAGGCCCCGTCACCGTCACCCACCCCGACGCCCGCCGCTACTTCATGACCCTCCCCGAGACCGTCGACTCCATCCTCACCGCACTCCATCTCCCCGGACTCCTCGCACCCGACCCCGGTCCACCCATCCGCATCCTCGACCTCGCCCGCCACCTCATCGCCCAGAGCCCCCATCCAGAAACCCCCATCACCTTCACCACCCTCCGCCCCGGCGACAAGCTCCAGGAGACCCTCCTCGCCGCCGACGAGACCCTCACCGAGAACCCCGGCTTCCCGCTCCGCACCATCCACACCCCCACACCCCAACCCGACCTCTCCCAGCTCGAGGACTCCATCCTCCGCCACGACCTCCCGCAACTCCTCGACGCCGTCCAGAGCCTCGTCCCCCGCTACCGCCCCAGCCAACTCCTCCGCAACCAGCTCACCCAGGCGGTCCCCGCATGA
- the neuC gene encoding UDP-N-acetylglucosamine 2-epimerase, producing the protein MKRTIAVVTSSRADYSHLYWPLKDLAAHPGVDLKLIVMAAHLAPQFGATVSEIERDGFPVAARIECLLHSDTDVGMAKTLGLAILSLTDTLAQMRPDLLLLIADRYEMLAPASVALTLRIPVAHIEGGEVSEGAIDDAVRNALTKMAHLHFTSTEAARARVISMGEEPWRVHHAGAPSLDHLRRSKLFTRAELEEKLAINLAEPPIIVAYHPVTILYDTTEEADALFAALEKTTSPIIFCYPNADAGSHHLIERTRAFIEYHANARLFVNLPAVTYWSLLRHASLLLGNSSSGIMEAASFALPVVNIGLRQYGRERAANILDAEPRTGAILEKLAIAQSDAFRKSLHGMANPYGNGHAAERIVEVLTTAPLERLLRKRATPATHP; encoded by the coding sequence ATGAAGCGCACCATCGCCGTCGTCACCTCGTCCCGCGCCGACTACAGCCACCTCTACTGGCCCCTCAAGGACCTCGCCGCCCACCCCGGCGTCGACCTCAAGCTCATCGTCATGGCCGCGCACCTCGCCCCCCAGTTCGGCGCCACCGTCTCCGAGATCGAGCGCGACGGCTTCCCCGTCGCCGCCCGCATCGAGTGCCTCCTCCACTCCGACACCGACGTCGGCATGGCCAAGACCCTCGGCCTCGCCATCCTCTCCCTCACCGACACGCTCGCCCAGATGCGCCCCGACCTCCTGCTCCTCATCGCCGACCGCTACGAGATGCTCGCCCCCGCCAGCGTCGCTCTCACCCTCCGCATCCCGGTCGCGCACATCGAAGGCGGCGAGGTCAGCGAAGGCGCCATCGACGACGCCGTCCGCAACGCCCTCACCAAGATGGCGCACCTCCACTTCACCTCCACCGAAGCCGCCCGCGCCCGCGTCATCTCGATGGGCGAAGAACCCTGGCGCGTCCATCACGCCGGCGCGCCCTCACTCGATCACCTCCGCCGCAGCAAGCTGTTCACACGTGCCGAGCTCGAAGAGAAGCTCGCAATCAACCTCGCCGAGCCACCCATCATCGTCGCCTACCATCCCGTAACCATCCTGTACGACACCACCGAAGAAGCCGACGCCCTCTTCGCCGCACTCGAAAAAACCACCAGCCCCATCATCTTCTGCTACCCCAACGCCGACGCAGGCAGCCACCACCTCATCGAGCGCACCCGCGCCTTCATCGAGTACCACGCAAACGCCCGCCTCTTCGTCAACCTGCCCGCAGTCACCTACTGGAGCCTGCTCCGCCACGCCAGCCTTCTGCTCGGCAACTCCAGCAGCGGCATCATGGAAGCCGCGTCCTTCGCGCTCCCCGTCGTCAACATCGGCCTACGCCAGTACGGACGCGAACGCGCCGCGAACATCCTCGACGCCGAACCACGCACAGGCGCCATCCTCGAAAAACTCGCCATCGCGCAAAGCGACGCCTTCCGCAAATCCCTCCACGGCATGGCCAATCCCTACGGCAACGGCCACGCCGCCGAGCGCATCGTCGAAGTGCTCACCACCGCGCCGCTCGAAAGACTCCTCCGCAAGCGCGCAACTCCTGCAACGCACCCATGA
- a CDS encoding DegT/DnrJ/EryC1/StrS family aminotransferase — protein sequence MKIPLSSPDITEAEIAAVTAVLRTSHLSLGPQMEAFERAFATYIDTPHAVAVSSGTAGLHLCMRALNIGEGDEVIVPSFTFIAAANAIRYERATPVFVDIDRESLNLSPAAIERAITPRTRAILAVHTFGRPAEMPAILDIARRHNLRIIEDACEALGAEHNGEKTGTFGDAAVFAFYPNKQITTGEGGMVVTRSTDLAARIRALRNQGRYDSNDWLQHTELGYNYRLSEMNCALGLAQLNRIEEILSHREQVARLYQKHLANTDGLILPALEATHSRISWFVYVIRLDATFSANARDTIIAHLTQAGIGCARYFAPIHLQPSYSAWRNAVLPVTEAEACRTIALPFFNRITEDEIAHVSEELRAALRNTQ from the coding sequence ATGAAGATCCCGCTCTCCTCACCCGACATCACCGAAGCCGAAATCGCAGCCGTCACCGCGGTCCTCCGCACCTCGCACCTGAGCCTCGGCCCTCAGATGGAGGCGTTCGAGCGAGCCTTCGCCACCTACATCGACACTCCGCACGCAGTCGCCGTCAGCTCCGGCACAGCAGGACTGCACCTGTGCATGAGAGCACTCAACATCGGCGAAGGCGACGAAGTCATCGTCCCCTCATTCACCTTCATCGCCGCAGCCAACGCCATCCGCTACGAACGCGCCACGCCCGTCTTCGTCGACATCGACCGCGAATCGCTCAACCTCTCCCCAGCCGCAATCGAGCGAGCCATCACGCCACGCACGCGCGCCATCCTCGCAGTCCACACCTTTGGCCGCCCAGCCGAGATGCCCGCAATCCTCGACATCGCCCGCCGCCACAACCTCCGCATCATTGAAGACGCTTGCGAGGCGCTCGGAGCAGAGCACAACGGGGAAAAAACAGGCACCTTCGGCGACGCCGCCGTCTTCGCCTTCTACCCCAACAAGCAGATCACCACCGGCGAAGGCGGCATGGTCGTCACGCGCAGCACCGATCTAGCCGCACGCATCCGCGCCCTACGCAACCAGGGCCGCTACGACAGCAACGACTGGCTGCAGCACACCGAACTCGGCTACAACTATCGCCTCTCCGAGATGAACTGCGCCCTCGGCCTCGCGCAACTCAACCGCATCGAGGAGATCCTCTCCCACCGTGAACAAGTAGCCCGGCTCTACCAAAAACATCTCGCCAACACAGACGGCCTCATCCTGCCCGCACTCGAAGCCACACACAGCCGCATCAGTTGGTTCGTCTACGTGATCCGCCTCGACGCGACATTCTCCGCGAACGCCCGTGACACAATCATTGCCCACCTCACACAGGCAGGAATCGGCTGCGCCCGTTACTTCGCACCGATCCATCTACAACCCAGTTACTCCGCATGGCGCAACGCCGTGCTACCCGTGACTGAGGCAGAAGCCTGCCGTACCATAGCCTTACCGTTCTTCAACCGGATAACGGAAGATGAGATCGCGCACGTCAGCGAGGAACTGCGCGCAGCGCTCCGTAATACACAATAA
- a CDS encoding FG-GAP-like repeat-containing protein, which yields MKMATSPQKPSRAKIKHALMSVAICATMLLPFSSHAFAADATTHQQAATLNNVGTSLMGQQLLAKAVDKFDAAYKVDPTLSLAETNKGIALLYLQKLPEANAALEHSAQQNPNDPRTWYVLGILYRSENQLQDGLKAFQRAATLAPTNADTHYFLGSFQFELHNFPEAVTEYQKALDLNPTHASAEFGLARALQREGKAADARAAFDRFRQIVTAKLSTPFSHNYGEEGILGTTEDAPGGALKAPPMIPVTFTKAWESPAETKPGTNAHPGACLIDLDNSGNPALVLMGHGEDAVRIYRNNGQGSFDLIPSAQTGITISGDGVACAVGDFDNDGLPDIALAMSDRVLLFRNLGNGKFADVTKDSGITPANHPTGLIFVDFDHDGDLDLFVTGSPANGFGSNVLWRNNGNKTFTEWTKPTGLAGNDNTTQAILSDLNNDRAVDLLVTGSSAAPTFYANPREGTFKALPLYTDTLPPTTSVTTLDFNKDGWMDVALTHAGAPGVTLWRNVDGKHFERVTLPINDATAGYSVAALDFDNDGWIDLAALIETANGPALRIFRNLGADGFSDVSAQLKLDTLNLNAPRTLLAADINGDGATDLVVTQQNGASIALLNQGGNKNHSLRISLKGLADNKSAIGTKVQVFANDMWQKWEVTTPDDIIAGLGTADKADLVRLLWPTGVPQDEIDVSAAKRLVLAELDRRGSSCPTLFAWNGSKFTFVADVIGAGVVGHWVAPRQRNVPDPDEWIKIDRAQLKARNGKLALRFGEPMEEVNYIDQVRLVAIDHPAGTEVYPNEGFLSEPPFAQTKTIIAAHAHLPKGAWDDLGNNVLPELTSIDHHYVRDFTNLKFDGFANQHTLTLDLGAWNPANPLRLLLHGYVEYFSASSMYAAWQAGIKPIPPYVEAQLPDGSWKRIDNDMGFPAGLPRTVVVDLTHKLPADSQRIRITTNLQIYWDQALVDNDPATTTRIHQTELPLTSANLAFRGYPQQLEGKTPGDLNYNYQHISQTGPFIPQRGAYTRYGEVTPLLRHIDDEFVIFGTGEDMDLEFNAAAEPTLPKGWVRDYFFYANGFVKDMDFYEGSPFTVGAMPFHRMTTYPYPSSEHYPSDAAHIAYELQWNNRFESGAPDTTKLYQFDYVPTTSTPGEPTRSTPK from the coding sequence ATGAAGATGGCAACAAGCCCGCAAAAGCCCTCAAGAGCAAAGATCAAACACGCCCTGATGTCCGTCGCAATATGCGCGACCATGCTCTTGCCCTTTTCATCCCATGCCTTCGCCGCCGACGCCACCACGCACCAACAGGCAGCCACGCTCAACAACGTCGGCACCTCTCTGATGGGCCAGCAGCTGCTCGCCAAAGCCGTAGACAAATTCGACGCAGCCTACAAAGTAGACCCAACACTCTCACTCGCCGAGACCAACAAAGGCATCGCGCTCCTCTATCTGCAAAAGCTCCCTGAAGCGAATGCCGCACTCGAACACTCCGCGCAGCAAAACCCCAACGACCCGCGCACCTGGTACGTGCTAGGCATACTCTACCGCAGCGAAAACCAGCTTCAGGACGGACTCAAAGCCTTCCAGCGCGCGGCCACGCTTGCCCCCACGAACGCCGACACCCACTACTTCCTCGGCTCCTTCCAGTTCGAACTGCACAACTTCCCCGAGGCCGTCACCGAATATCAAAAAGCGCTCGATCTCAACCCAACACACGCCTCCGCCGAGTTCGGCCTCGCCCGGGCGCTTCAACGCGAAGGCAAAGCCGCAGACGCCCGCGCCGCATTCGACCGCTTCCGCCAGATCGTCACCGCCAAGCTCTCCACTCCCTTCTCGCACAACTACGGCGAAGAAGGCATCCTCGGCACCACCGAAGATGCACCAGGAGGCGCACTCAAAGCCCCACCGATGATCCCCGTCACCTTCACGAAAGCATGGGAGTCGCCAGCCGAAACAAAACCCGGCACGAATGCACATCCCGGCGCATGCTTGATCGACCTCGACAACAGCGGCAATCCCGCACTCGTTCTCATGGGCCACGGCGAAGATGCCGTGCGCATCTATCGCAACAACGGCCAGGGCAGCTTCGACCTCATCCCATCCGCGCAGACCGGCATCACGATCAGCGGAGACGGCGTCGCCTGCGCAGTCGGCGACTTCGACAATGACGGCCTGCCCGACATCGCACTCGCCATGAGCGACCGCGTCCTGCTCTTCCGCAACCTCGGCAACGGCAAGTTCGCCGACGTAACCAAAGACTCAGGCATCACGCCAGCGAATCATCCCACCGGCCTCATCTTCGTCGACTTCGATCACGACGGCGACCTCGACCTCTTCGTCACCGGCTCGCCCGCCAACGGCTTCGGCTCCAACGTCCTCTGGCGCAACAACGGCAACAAGACCTTCACCGAGTGGACCAAGCCAACCGGCCTCGCAGGCAACGACAACACCACACAAGCAATCCTCTCCGACCTGAACAACGACCGCGCCGTCGATCTGCTCGTCACCGGCTCCAGCGCCGCGCCCACCTTCTACGCGAATCCACGCGAAGGCACATTCAAAGCCTTGCCGCTCTACACAGACACACTGCCGCCCACTACCAGCGTCACCACACTCGACTTCAACAAAGACGGCTGGATGGACGTCGCGCTCACCCACGCAGGTGCGCCAGGCGTCACGCTCTGGCGCAACGTTGATGGCAAGCACTTCGAGCGCGTCACACTTCCCATCAACGATGCGACCGCAGGCTACAGCGTCGCCGCGCTCGACTTCGATAACGACGGATGGATCGACCTCGCCGCTCTCATCGAAACCGCAAACGGACCTGCCCTGCGCATCTTCCGCAACCTCGGTGCCGACGGATTTAGCGACGTAAGCGCGCAACTCAAGCTCGACACCCTCAATCTCAACGCGCCGCGCACGCTGCTCGCAGCCGACATCAATGGCGACGGAGCCACCGACCTCGTCGTCACGCAGCAGAACGGCGCCTCCATCGCGCTGCTCAACCAGGGCGGCAACAAGAACCACTCCCTCCGCATCTCGCTCAAAGGCCTCGCCGACAACAAGAGCGCCATCGGCACCAAGGTCCAGGTCTTCGCCAACGACATGTGGCAGAAGTGGGAGGTCACCACACCCGACGACATCATCGCCGGTCTCGGAACCGCCGACAAAGCCGACCTCGTGCGACTGCTCTGGCCCACCGGCGTCCCGCAGGACGAGATCGACGTCTCCGCCGCCAAACGCCTCGTGCTCGCTGAGCTCGACCGCCGCGGTAGCTCCTGCCCCACGCTCTTCGCATGGAACGGCAGCAAGTTCACCTTCGTCGCCGACGTCATCGGCGCAGGCGTCGTCGGCCACTGGGTCGCGCCGCGCCAGCGAAATGTCCCCGACCCCGACGAGTGGATCAAGATCGACCGAGCACAACTCAAAGCACGCAACGGCAAGCTCGCACTCCGCTTCGGCGAGCCCATGGAAGAGGTCAACTACATCGATCAGGTACGCCTCGTCGCCATCGATCATCCAGCAGGCACCGAGGTCTATCCCAACGAAGGCTTCCTCAGCGAGCCGCCCTTCGCGCAAACAAAAACGATCATCGCCGCGCACGCACACCTGCCCAAAGGTGCGTGGGACGACCTCGGCAACAACGTCCTCCCCGAGCTCACCAGCATCGACCACCACTACGTCCGCGACTTCACCAATCTCAAATTCGACGGCTTCGCAAACCAACACACGCTGACACTCGACCTTGGAGCATGGAATCCCGCCAATCCACTCCGTCTGCTTCTCCACGGCTACGTCGAATACTTCTCCGCCAGCTCGATGTACGCCGCGTGGCAAGCTGGTATCAAACCCATCCCCCCATACGTTGAAGCGCAGCTCCCCGACGGTTCATGGAAGCGCATCGACAACGACATGGGCTTCCCCGCCGGCCTGCCGCGCACCGTCGTCGTCGATCTCACGCACAAACTACCCGCAGACAGTCAGCGCATCCGCATCACCACAAACCTGCAAATCTATTGGGACCAGGCGCTCGTCGACAACGACCCGGCAACGACAACGCGAATCCACCAGACGGAGCTTCCACTCACCTCCGCAAACCTCGCCTTCCGCGGCTACCCGCAGCAGCTCGAAGGCAAGACTCCCGGTGACCTCAACTACAACTACCAGCACATCAGCCAGACCGGCCCCTTCATTCCGCAGCGCGGAGCATACACTCGCTACGGCGAGGTCACTCCGTTGCTCCGCCACATCGACGACGAGTTCGTCATCTTCGGCACCGGCGAAGACATGGACCTCGAGTTCAACGCCGCCGCCGAACCCACACTGCCCAAAGGCTGGGTGCGCGACTACTTCTTCTACGCCAACGGCTTCGTCAAAGACATGGACTTCTACGAAGGCAGCCCCTTCACCGTCGGGGCGATGCCCTTCCATCGCATGACCACCTATCCCTATCCATCCAGCGAACACTACCCGAGCGACGCTGCACACATCGCCTACGAGCTCCAGTGGAACAACCGCTTCGAGTCCGGCGCGCCCGACACCACAAAGCTTTATCAGTTCGACTACGTGCCCACCACCTCCACTCCCGGCGAACCCACCAGGAGCACTCCAAAGTGA